The Deinococcus carri genome contains a region encoding:
- a CDS encoding cold shock domain-containing protein — protein MAQGRVKWFNVEKGYGFIEHPGNPDVFVHYSAIQSGGFRKLNEGDEVEFEVEPGQGSKGPQAKNVVVTNAAPAPMGGSNMGGGNRGGGSRW, from the coding sequence ATGGCTCAAGGTCGGGTAAAGTGGTTTAACGTCGAGAAGGGCTACGGGTTTATCGAGCATCCCGGCAACCCTGACGTGTTCGTGCACTACAGCGCCATCCAGAGCGGCGGGTTCCGCAAGCTGAACGAGGGTGACGAGGTCGAATTCGAGGTCGAACCCGGCCAGGGCAGCAAGGGTCCCCAGGCCAAGAACGTGGTCGTCACGAACGCCGCGCCTGCCCCGATGGGTGGCAGCAACATGGGCGGCGGGAACCGTGGCGGCGGCAGCCGCTGGTAA